From the genome of Ictalurus punctatus breed USDA103 chromosome 28, Coco_2.0, whole genome shotgun sequence, one region includes:
- the gltpd2b gene encoding glycolipid transfer protein domain-containing protein 2 isoform X2, whose product MGVRGRATLAVLFITTFLFSSWLYGGLDHCWDYCLNNFIKKDQSISLYGSNTSSEDVTPPLEVCPGQKFQIAYLLMHLQDAPVSTNDVLLNPYLASWDELIKFMESLGPMVGIISQEIETKTSIIRKLAQKEEEERNQRAQDSASSGAYVSVRSMIVSELEQGLVNFDQLTESGCRTLLRLHRALLWLQLFLHNLAEEKREMMARSPSELCREAYRLTLAEHHSWWVKKAAELAFVAMPDRQFFYKLMCVRTQAEAAASLNRVVKAIQKVYDRTQLALAEHDMLALP is encoded by the exons ATGGGAGTGAGAGGAAGGGCCACGTTggctgtcctcttcatcaccacctttcttttctcttcatgGCTCT atgGTGGTTTGGATCATTGCTGGGACTACTGCCTAAATAACTTCATTAAGAAAGATCAG TCTATCAGTTTGTACGGGAGTAACACCTCATCAGAAGACGTCACACCTCCACTGGAGGTGTGTCCAGGACAGAAATTCCAGATTGCTTATTTGCTGATGCATCTGCAGGACGCACCTGTCTCAACCAATGATGTTTTGCTAAACCCATACCTAGCCAGCTGGGATGAGCTCATCAA GTTCATGGAGTCCTTGGGACCGATGGTGGGTATAATCTCACAGGAAATTGAGACGAAGACCTCCATTATCCGCAAGCTTGCTcaaaaagaggaggaggaacgAAATCAGAGAGCGCAAGACTCAGCCTCCAGTGGTGCATATGTTTCAGTGCGGTCCATGATCGTATCGGAGCTGGAGCAGGGTTTAGTGAACTTTGACCAGTTGACAGAATCAGGTTGCAGGACTTTACTGCGCCTCCATCGCGCTCTTCTCTGGTTGCAGCTCTTTCTACACAACCTGGCTgaagaaaagagggaaatgATGGCGCGCAGCCCATCCGAGCTCTGTCGAGAGGCTTATCGCCTCACCCTGGCTGAGCATCACTCATGGTGGGTGAAGAAGGCGGCGGAGCTGGCGTTCGTGGCCATGCCTGACAGACAGTTCTTCTACAAACTGATGTGTGTGAGGACGCAGGCAGAGGCAGCAGCTTCCTTAAACAGAGTGGTCAAAGCCATACAGAAAGTGTACGACAGGACTCAATTGGCGCTGGCAGAACATGATATGCTAGCACTACCATAA
- the gltpd2b gene encoding glycolipid transfer protein domain-containing protein 2 isoform X1 produces MALNKHFPKSKQSCSQKRYKEAGVSCSKWTAFDGGLDHCWDYCLNNFIKKDQSISLYGSNTSSEDVTPPLEVCPGQKFQIAYLLMHLQDAPVSTNDVLLNPYLASWDELIKFMESLGPMVGIISQEIETKTSIIRKLAQKEEEERNQRAQDSASSGAYVSVRSMIVSELEQGLVNFDQLTESGCRTLLRLHRALLWLQLFLHNLAEEKREMMARSPSELCREAYRLTLAEHHSWWVKKAAELAFVAMPDRQFFYKLMCVRTQAEAAASLNRVVKAIQKVYDRTQLALAEHDMLALP; encoded by the exons atgGCTCT AAATAAGCACTTCCCCAAATCGAAGCAAAGCTGCTCCCAAAAACGCTACAAAGAGGCTGGGGTTAGTTGCAGTAAATGGACAGCATTTG atgGTGGTTTGGATCATTGCTGGGACTACTGCCTAAATAACTTCATTAAGAAAGATCAG TCTATCAGTTTGTACGGGAGTAACACCTCATCAGAAGACGTCACACCTCCACTGGAGGTGTGTCCAGGACAGAAATTCCAGATTGCTTATTTGCTGATGCATCTGCAGGACGCACCTGTCTCAACCAATGATGTTTTGCTAAACCCATACCTAGCCAGCTGGGATGAGCTCATCAA GTTCATGGAGTCCTTGGGACCGATGGTGGGTATAATCTCACAGGAAATTGAGACGAAGACCTCCATTATCCGCAAGCTTGCTcaaaaagaggaggaggaacgAAATCAGAGAGCGCAAGACTCAGCCTCCAGTGGTGCATATGTTTCAGTGCGGTCCATGATCGTATCGGAGCTGGAGCAGGGTTTAGTGAACTTTGACCAGTTGACAGAATCAGGTTGCAGGACTTTACTGCGCCTCCATCGCGCTCTTCTCTGGTTGCAGCTCTTTCTACACAACCTGGCTgaagaaaagagggaaatgATGGCGCGCAGCCCATCCGAGCTCTGTCGAGAGGCTTATCGCCTCACCCTGGCTGAGCATCACTCATGGTGGGTGAAGAAGGCGGCGGAGCTGGCGTTCGTGGCCATGCCTGACAGACAGTTCTTCTACAAACTGATGTGTGTGAGGACGCAGGCAGAGGCAGCAGCTTCCTTAAACAGAGTGGTCAAAGCCATACAGAAAGTGTACGACAGGACTCAATTGGCGCTGGCAGAACATGATATGCTAGCACTACCATAA
- the atp1b2b gene encoding sodium/potassium-transporting ATPase subunit beta-2b isoform X2, producing MAKDGNKSSWKEFIWNPRTREFCGRTASSWGLIFLFYLAFYIFLAGLFCVTIYVMLLTLDDNIPTCQDRLATPGMMIRPTGKDLEIIYTKEDTESWDSHVQALNSFLSAYNDSVQEQNNLDCTPDQYFIQEDSDSVKNNPKRSCRFKRSVLEECSGLVDRYYGYFDGKPCVIIKLNRVIGMLPGKDGPVPSVSCGPKGDDSDKMGEVAYFPPNGTFNLMYFPYYGKKAQVNYSQPLVAVKFLNITMNTEVNVECKIIARNILANNDRDKFAGRVSFKLRINSRK from the exons ATGGCAAAGGACGGCAACAAGAGCTCGTGGAAAGAGTTCATCTGGAACCCGAGGACGCGCGAGTTCTGCGGAAGGACCGCGAGCAGCTGGG GCCTGATCTTTTTGTTCTACCTGGCCTTCTACATCTTCCTGGCCGGATTATTCTGTGTCACCATCTATGTCATGCTTCTGACCCTTGATGATAACATACCCACTTGCCAGGACAGGCTTGCTACACCAG GTATGATGATCAGGCCTACGGGTAAAGATCTGGAGATCATCTACACCAAGGAGGACACCGAGAGCTGGGATTCTCACGTGCAGGCACTGAATAGCTTCCTCTCCG CCTACAACGACTCAGTGCAGGAGCAAAATAATTTGGATTGTACGCCAGACCAGTACTTCATCCAAGAGGACAGCGACAGCGTGAAGAACAACCCTAAGCGCTCGTGCCGGTTCAAGCGCTCTGTGCTGGAGGAGTGCTCAGGCCTCGTCGACCGCTACTATGGCTACTTCGATGGCAAGCCGTGCGTCATCATCAAGCTCAACCGG gtgatCGGTATGCTGCCAGGAAAGGATGGCCCAGTACCGTCTGTTAGTTGCGGTCCCAAG GGTGATGATTCGGACAAGATGGGGGAGGTAGCGTACTTTCCTCCCAATGGCACCTTCAACCTCATGTACTTCCCGTATTACGGCAAGAAGGCACAG GTGAACTACTCGCAGCCTCTGGTGGCCGTCAAGTTCCTGAACATCACGATGAACACCGAAGTGAACGTGGAGTGCAAGATCATAGCCAGGAACATCCTCGCTAACAACGACCGCGACAAGTTCGCCGGCCGCGTCTCCTTCAAGCTGAGGATCAACTCGAGAAAATAA
- the atp1b2b gene encoding sodium/potassium-transporting ATPase subunit beta-2b isoform X1 has protein sequence MAKDGNKSSWKEFIWNPRTREFCGRTASSWGLIFLFYLAFYIFLAGLFCVTIYVMLLTLDDNIPTCQDRLATPGMMIRPTGKDLEIIYTKEDTESWDSHVQALNSFLSAYNDSVQEQNNLDCTPDQYFIQEDSDSVKNNPKRSCRFKRSVLEECSGLVDRYYGYFDGKPCVIIKLNRVIGMLPGKDGPVPSVSCGPKKYKINVDEWGDDSDKMGEVAYFPPNGTFNLMYFPYYGKKAQVNYSQPLVAVKFLNITMNTEVNVECKIIARNILANNDRDKFAGRVSFKLRINSRK, from the exons ATGGCAAAGGACGGCAACAAGAGCTCGTGGAAAGAGTTCATCTGGAACCCGAGGACGCGCGAGTTCTGCGGAAGGACCGCGAGCAGCTGGG GCCTGATCTTTTTGTTCTACCTGGCCTTCTACATCTTCCTGGCCGGATTATTCTGTGTCACCATCTATGTCATGCTTCTGACCCTTGATGATAACATACCCACTTGCCAGGACAGGCTTGCTACACCAG GTATGATGATCAGGCCTACGGGTAAAGATCTGGAGATCATCTACACCAAGGAGGACACCGAGAGCTGGGATTCTCACGTGCAGGCACTGAATAGCTTCCTCTCCG CCTACAACGACTCAGTGCAGGAGCAAAATAATTTGGATTGTACGCCAGACCAGTACTTCATCCAAGAGGACAGCGACAGCGTGAAGAACAACCCTAAGCGCTCGTGCCGGTTCAAGCGCTCTGTGCTGGAGGAGTGCTCAGGCCTCGTCGACCGCTACTATGGCTACTTCGATGGCAAGCCGTGCGTCATCATCAAGCTCAACCGG gtgatCGGTATGCTGCCAGGAAAGGATGGCCCAGTACCGTCTGTTAGTTGCGGTCCCAAG AAATACAAAATCAACGTAGACGAATGG GGTGATGATTCGGACAAGATGGGGGAGGTAGCGTACTTTCCTCCCAATGGCACCTTCAACCTCATGTACTTCCCGTATTACGGCAAGAAGGCACAG GTGAACTACTCGCAGCCTCTGGTGGCCGTCAAGTTCCTGAACATCACGATGAACACCGAAGTGAACGTGGAGTGCAAGATCATAGCCAGGAACATCCTCGCTAACAACGACCGCGACAAGTTCGCCGGCCGCGTCTCCTTCAAGCTGAGGATCAACTCGAGAAAATAA